A portion of the Apis mellifera strain DH4 linkage group LG6, Amel_HAv3.1, whole genome shotgun sequence genome contains these proteins:
- the LOC409183 gene encoding sialin isoform X2, giving the protein MVLMLAVLLWSISTVITPILAQSVLLLIICRVVLGLGEGLGLPVIFHLFAHNVPVEERSRAFGYLVAAGSVGQVVASILCPHLSWQTGFYLFGIIGIIWTLLWLLLYHETNSQDEIPLFVPKTTQNRSLRWTEFISHWPLWALYIAHFAMNWSNYIIMQWLPTYLARNLSANKESISLTALPYIVNSLVGIVAGHSADNLIQKRWPVLSVRRLMTNIGLIGPGAFLLAFCAVDNLLAAVIFVSISMGLCACNSAGHLSNHADIAPNHAGITFAVSNTIATIPGILCGPLTAELVTASHGRWMPVFVLAAAINFTGAIIYQSHSAALPVL; this is encoded by the exons ATGGTATTAATGTTGGCTGTTTTATTGTGGTCTATTAGTACAGTTATAACTCCAATTTTGGCTCAATCAGTCCTATTGCTCATTATTTGTAGAGTAGTTCTAGGACTTGGAGAAGGTTTAg GTTTACCAgttatttttcacttatttGCACATAATGTACCTGTAGAGGAACGATCTAGAGCATTTGGATATCTTGTAGCAGCTGGCTCTGTTGGACAAGTTGTTGCATCTATT TTGTGTCCTCATTTGTCATGGCAAAcaggattttatttatttggtaTAATTGGTATTATATGGACACTTTTATGGTTACTACTATATCATGAAACTAATTCTCAAGATGAAATCCCATTATTTGTACCTAAG acAACACAAAATAGAAGTTTGCGTTGGACtgaatttatttcacattGGCCTTTATGGGCATTGTATATAGCACATTTTGCAATGAATTGGagtaactatataataatgcaaTGGTTACCAACTTACTTGGCTAGAAATCTTTCTGCTAATAAAGAAAGTATTAGTTTAACAGCACTTCCATATATTGTGAACTCTCTTGTTGGTATTG TTGCTGGACATAGTGCTGATAATCTCATACAAAAAAGATGGCCAGTCTTATCTGTAAGAAGATTAATGACAAATATAGGTTTAATTGGTCCTGGTGCATTTTTACTAGCATTTTGCGCTGTGGACAATTTACTTGCTGCAGTAAT CTTTGTATCAATATCTATGGGACTTTGTGCATGTAATTCTGCTGGTCATCTTAGTAATCACGCAGATATAGCTCCAAATCATGCAGGAATCACATTTGCAGTGTCCAATACTATT gCAACTATACCGGGTATTTTATGTGGTCCATTAACAGCTGAATTAGTGACTGCATCGCATGGTCGTTGGATGCCTGTTTTCGTATTAGCTGCGGCAATCAATTTTACAGGAGCTATCATATACCAAAGTCACAGTGCAGCTTTACCAGTATTGTGA
- the CPR13 gene encoding cuticular protein 13 precursor, with translation MKTIAIIFALVVVVSAAPQEIVLVKETPSDNVGLGGYNYGFQLSDGQVKQESAEVVEGGTDGQFLRVRGTFSFVDPQTNVAYTVNYVADDTGFHPQGEHLPRV, from the exons ATGAAAACC aTTGCTATTATTTTTGCTCTGGTTGTTGTTGTTTCCGCTGCGCCTCAAGAAATAGTCCTCGTTAAAGAAACTCCCTCTGACAATGTTGGACTTGGTGGTTATAACTACGGTTTCCAACTTTCCGACGGTCAAGTTAAACAGGAATCTGCAGAAGTAGTCGAAGGAGGAACTGATGGTCAATTCTTACGAGTTCGAGGTACCTTCTCTTTTGTTGATCCACAAACTAATGTTGCATATACTGTAAATTATGTTGCCGATGACACTGGTTTCCATCCACAAGGAGAACATCTTCCacgagtttaa
- the LOC409183 gene encoding sialin isoform X1, producing MPKFRMLPRTSRIVALCSAANFINAADRVIMPIAIVPISDEFKWSLYWQGWILSAFAFGYFTSQIIGANTASRFGCKMVLMLAVLLWSISTVITPILAQSVLLLIICRVVLGLGEGLGLPVIFHLFAHNVPVEERSRAFGYLVAAGSVGQVVASILCPHLSWQTGFYLFGIIGIIWTLLWLLLYHETNSQDEIPLFVPKTTQNRSLRWTEFISHWPLWALYIAHFAMNWSNYIIMQWLPTYLARNLSANKESISLTALPYIVNSLVGIVAGHSADNLIQKRWPVLSVRRLMTNIGLIGPGAFLLAFCAVDNLLAAVIFVSISMGLCACNSAGHLSNHADIAPNHAGITFAVSNTIATIPGILCGPLTAELVTASHGRWMPVFVLAAAINFTGAIIYQSHSAALPVL from the exons ATGCCGAAATTTCGAATGCTTCCACGTACTTCGCGAATTGTAGCATTATGCTCCGCcgcgaattttataaatgcggCAGATCGAGTTATAATGCCCATAGCAATTGTTCCCATTTCTGACGAATTTAAATGGAGCTTATATTGGCAAGGTTGGATACTTTCTGCCTTTGCCTTTGGTTATTTTACTAGTCAG attattggTGCAAATACAGCAAGTCGTTTTGGATGTAAAATGGTATTAATGTTGGCTGTTTTATTGTGGTCTATTAGTACAGTTATAACTCCAATTTTGGCTCAATCAGTCCTATTGCTCATTATTTGTAGAGTAGTTCTAGGACTTGGAGAAGGTTTAg GTTTACCAgttatttttcacttatttGCACATAATGTACCTGTAGAGGAACGATCTAGAGCATTTGGATATCTTGTAGCAGCTGGCTCTGTTGGACAAGTTGTTGCATCTATT TTGTGTCCTCATTTGTCATGGCAAAcaggattttatttatttggtaTAATTGGTATTATATGGACACTTTTATGGTTACTACTATATCATGAAACTAATTCTCAAGATGAAATCCCATTATTTGTACCTAAG acAACACAAAATAGAAGTTTGCGTTGGACtgaatttatttcacattGGCCTTTATGGGCATTGTATATAGCACATTTTGCAATGAATTGGagtaactatataataatgcaaTGGTTACCAACTTACTTGGCTAGAAATCTTTCTGCTAATAAAGAAAGTATTAGTTTAACAGCACTTCCATATATTGTGAACTCTCTTGTTGGTATTG TTGCTGGACATAGTGCTGATAATCTCATACAAAAAAGATGGCCAGTCTTATCTGTAAGAAGATTAATGACAAATATAGGTTTAATTGGTCCTGGTGCATTTTTACTAGCATTTTGCGCTGTGGACAATTTACTTGCTGCAGTAAT CTTTGTATCAATATCTATGGGACTTTGTGCATGTAATTCTGCTGGTCATCTTAGTAATCACGCAGATATAGCTCCAAATCATGCAGGAATCACATTTGCAGTGTCCAATACTATT gCAACTATACCGGGTATTTTATGTGGTCCATTAACAGCTGAATTAGTGACTGCATCGCATGGTCGTTGGATGCCTGTTTTCGTATTAGCTGCGGCAATCAATTTTACAGGAGCTATCATATACCAAAGTCACAGTGCAGCTTTACCAGTATTGTGA
- the CPR28 gene encoding cuticular protein 28 precursor, with product MKTILIFVTVIVGAFAAPQVNPNEITIIKQEEQNNIGVGGYHFSYEQSDGQKREETAELKNEGTDDESLDVTGSFSFTSPDGHTYRVDYTADKDGFHPTINLVSK from the exons ATGAAGACG ATCCTTATCTTCGTAACAGTAATAGTGGGAGCTTTTGCAGCACCCCAAGTTAATCCAAATGAAATCACGATAATAAAGCAGGAAGAACAAAACAACATTGGAGTAGGTGGATATCACTTTAGTTATGAACAAAGCGATGGtcaaaaaagagaggaaactgcagaattaaaaaatgaggGTACTGATGATGAATCCCTCGATGTTACTGGTAGCTTCTCCTTTACATCACCTGATGGTCATACTTACag GGTTGATTACACTGCTGACAAGGATGGATTTCATCCCACCATCAATcttgtttcgaaataa
- the CPR12 gene encoding cuticular protein 12 precursor: MKLFIAFALVIATVYAAPQGRQEEVVLVKETPSDNIGLGGYRYAYELSNGQSHQEVAELVNEGTENEALTVRGSYSWVEPQSNTVYTVNYVADENGFHPVGEHLPA, from the exons ATGAAGCTG ttCATTGCTTTCGCTCTTGTCATTGCCACTGTCTATGCTGCACCTCAAGGACGTCAAGAAGAGGTAGTACTCGTCAAAGAAACACCCTCAGATAATATTGGCTTGGGTGGCTATAGATATGCCTACGAACTTTCCAATGGTCAGTCTCATCAGGAAGTAGCGGAATTAGTTAATGAAGGAACCGAAAATGAGGCTTTAACTGTTCGAGGCAGTTATAGTTGGGTAGAACCACAAAGCAATACAGTATACACTGTAAATTATGTAGCTGATGAGAATGGTTTCCATCCTGTGGGTGAACATCTTCCTGCTTGA
- the LOC102655953 gene encoding putative uncharacterized protein DDB_G0286901 has protein sequence MEFHRPRFVKINKKESPNSTPNVHEKQVSSDPLETVSKKTKRIPKRVPATHNFVYEFNPFGNSISISNNATTTKGTRNPSNIAQGDISMKLINDKPSFNNIQTHAVLPKLHPRSDTILGNSEKHENVTNYGKNANLPTIKKQETNAEERLIKNRSARHKHVSDIDREVEKVKSDWRALRTDGGWTQNKNYKNVRTRKLYDTLERMTLEIDKIQKLYLNPKSNQYLQRGEVKSELSFDEKAGKIKHMLFPKENKKIIDDKINNISNDTLKNSSLEVISSKDVCNKKIEKKSLFSNTQIQNTKSGTKLNNNLRLNKRNTGTNSSINLKKINSDIEQYLDKYINDIEKNSVSKKELEIKELDVPTDDIANMLKKLNINSFDLYDIDNSEDFPQSFPQQEKLKSIKKENSIQTLDQKIENTKIKEVPTKMLSPKEDNNNPSTQYNDKINNDSSIQTKNMYKDNAFIEMGLHALNNNYPRNALCHVLQSEYLKKDTSLKPM, from the exons ATGGAATTTCACAGGCCGCGTTTTGTCAAAATTAACAAGAAAGAATCACCGAACTCTACGCCGAATGTTCATGAGAAACAAGTTTCATCGGAT CCTTTAGAAACTGTctcaaagaaaacaaaaagaatccCGAAGAGGGTTCCAGCAACACATAATTTCGTATACGAGTTCAATCCATTTGGAAATTCCAtatcaatttctaataatgCAACGACAACAAAAGGAACACGAAATCCATCTAATATCGCACAAGGAg ATATATCTATGAaacttataaatgataaaccaagtttcaataatattcagaCACATGCAGTGTTACCAAAATTACATCCGCGTAGCGATACTATACTAGGAAATTCGGAAAAACACGAAAATGTAActaattatggaaaaaatgCTAATTTACCTACTATAAAAAAACAGGAAACAAATGCTGAAGAacgattgattaaaaatcgtaGTGCAAGAC atAAACATGTTAgcgatatcgatcgagaagttgaaaaagtaaaatcaGATTGGCGAGCATTACGTACAGATGGCGGATGgactcaaaataaaaattataaaaatgttcgaacgagaaaattatatgatacatTAGAAAGAATGACActtgaaatagataaaattcaaaaactctATTTGAATCCGaaatcaaatcaatatttGCAACGAGGTGAAGTAAAATCAGAATTATCTTTTGATGAAAAAGCGGGAAAAATCAAACACATGCTCTTtcctaaagaaaataaaaaaataattgatgataaaataaataatatatcgaatgatactttaaaaaatagttcatTAGAAGTAATCTCATCAAAAGATgtgtgtaataaaaaaattgaaaaaaaatctcttttttccaATACACAAATTCAAAATACTAAAAGtggtacaaaattaaataacaatttgcgattaaataaacgaaatacaGGCACAAAtagttcaataaatttaaaaaagattaattctgatattgaacaatatttggacaaatatattaatgacatAGAAAAGAATTCTGTtagtaaaaaagaattggaaattaaagaattagatGTCCCTACTGATGACATAGCAAATATGTtgaaaaaactaaatataaattctttcgatttataCGATATTGACAATTCTGAAGATTTCCCACAAAGTTTCCCACAacaggaaaaattgaaaagtataaaaaaagaaaattctatacAAACATTggatcaaaaaattgaaaatacaaaaataaaagaagtacCTACAAAAATGTTATCAccaaaagaagataataataatccttcaacacaatataatgataaaataaataatgatagttCAATCCaaactaaaaatatgtataaagacAATGCTTTCATAGAAATGGGTTTGCATGCATTGAATAATAACTATCCTCGAAATGCACTATGTCATGTACTTCAatcagaatatttgaaaaaagacaCATCCTTAAAACCTATGTAg